One part of the Corynebacterium aurimucosum ATCC 700975 genome encodes these proteins:
- a CDS encoding GTP pyrophosphokinase → MAESSMSRLSNQYHSWVHAHPTAAQDFRDAIEDLLNDAGIIFDRVATRVKLWPSLKAKAKKRRDNGELMYPKPWEDIHDVLGVRITVFHSTVIPEALEVLGETFTVLRSVDKAAETRISGGFGYGSHHLVLKVSEDSAAALEELEAYVGWTFEIQIRTVLQHAWAEFEHDIRYKQGPNPPSPQVDRLFTLAAGLIELADQQFDEIAALKAPSSEAGDDVEITAETLPGVLAIILGNRFPRSRSEHYRFLAELLENNGITRLSQLKQLLDDDAIAHVHDAMRYRFRPGQVRLIDDLLLNKFGPQHIEATAEAGDRKDRKRRLNARLKALKNFRNT, encoded by the coding sequence ATGGCTGAATCATCCATGTCCCGCCTGAGCAACCAGTACCATTCCTGGGTACACGCGCACCCCACCGCGGCGCAGGATTTCCGCGATGCCATCGAGGACTTGCTTAACGACGCCGGCATTATCTTCGACCGCGTAGCAACCCGCGTCAAGCTGTGGCCTTCTCTCAAGGCCAAAGCGAAGAAGCGCCGCGACAACGGCGAGCTGATGTACCCGAAGCCGTGGGAAGATATCCACGATGTTTTGGGCGTGCGAATTACCGTCTTCCACTCCACGGTTATCCCAGAAGCCTTGGAGGTTTTGGGAGAAACCTTTACCGTGCTGCGCTCGGTGGATAAGGCGGCGGAAACACGGATTTCCGGCGGCTTTGGCTATGGCTCACACCACCTAGTACTCAAAGTCTCTGAAGATAGTGCCGCCGCCCTTGAGGAACTTGAAGCCTATGTTGGCTGGACCTTCGAGATTCAAATCCGCACGGTGCTACAACACGCCTGGGCAGAATTTGAGCACGATATCCGGTACAAGCAGGGTCCGAACCCGCCTTCCCCACAGGTGGATCGCCTCTTCACACTGGCTGCGGGCCTCATTGAGCTGGCGGATCAGCAATTCGATGAGATCGCCGCACTCAAAGCCCCCAGTTCCGAGGCAGGCGATGACGTGGAAATTACAGCTGAGACCCTCCCTGGTGTCCTCGCCATTATTCTGGGTAACCGCTTCCCACGTTCACGCTCGGAGCATTATCGCTTCCTTGCCGAGTTGCTCGAAAACAACGGCATCACACGCTTGAGCCAGCTCAAGCAGCTGCTCGACGATGACGCCATCGCCCACGTGCACGATGCCATGCGCTACCGCTTCCGGCCGGGCCAGGTCAGGCTCATCGATGACTTGTTGCTCAACAAGTTCGGCCCCCAGCACATCGAGGCCACGGCCGAGGCCGGTGACCGCAAAGACCGCAAGCGCCGCTTGAACGCGCGTCTGAAGGCCTTAAAGAACTTCCGGAATACTTAG
- a CDS encoding RNA-binding S4 domain-containing protein produces MVNQPDGRPVRIDAWVWSVRMFKTRSEAATAVRAGHVKLNGNATKPAQQVVPGDRVRVWRNHHEHDLEVLATVSKRVGAPIARTCYIDHAPPPPPKEFMPSVPVRPRGAGRPTKKERRQMEKFRGGFR; encoded by the coding sequence ATGGTGAATCAGCCCGACGGGCGGCCCGTACGTATTGATGCTTGGGTCTGGTCCGTGCGCATGTTCAAGACTCGCTCGGAGGCCGCCACCGCCGTGCGCGCCGGGCACGTCAAACTCAACGGCAACGCCACCAAGCCCGCCCAGCAGGTTGTGCCCGGCGACCGCGTGCGCGTGTGGCGCAACCACCACGAGCATGACCTTGAGGTGCTGGCCACCGTGTCCAAGCGCGTCGGCGCCCCGATTGCGCGCACCTGTTATATCGACCATGCCCCGCCGCCACCGCCGAAGGAGTTTATGCCCTCCGTCCCGGTCCGCCCGCGCGGTGCTGGCCGCCCGACGAAGAAGGAGCGCCGGCAGATGGAGAAATTCCGCGGAGGATTCCGCTAA